The genomic segment TGTCCCTTTTCCTGGGAAGCAACACCATCAAATTCACAGCCTGGTATattcaaaagcaaacaaaatgttttacatcTCCTGCAAAGGTTATTTACAACACTCTGATCAGTTCTCGTTATAACATGGCtatatttcttttattgtaGGTTGCAGGGTGTGCTAGAGAAGTTGAGATCTGTTTCAGTCGGTAAGTCGGATGTTGGATGAACTGGTTTTGGAAATTTCCATTCCAGAAATGGAAATTACCAAAAACTGCATCTGCTTACACATAGCACAACATTCAGTTCCTTGTCTATCACATAACGTTCTAACCACTAAAGGGAACGGCACAGTTAACAACTGATTACTCTAAGTATAAAGATCGCGGCTCATGAACATTCTGCAGTGTTCTGTTGCCGTTTAAGAATCCACTGTATCCTTACCAACTTTGTGCTGCtaactgctgaacttcttcagtaaactTTGTTCATGCTACAGattgtctcatcattgaagatacacctctcaGTCGAGATAAAAATAACCAAAGACCAAACAAGCACTCAACAAGATCTGTGAAGGTTTTCATTCATCCAgctcatggttatccaaaactgtttaaactAATCCACTGGACTTATAGAAACAACTTCATCATCTGTTGCCTTTTTACAGTCAGGTCCAGTCAAAACTCTCCAAATTAACCACTCAAAAGATTTACTCAGGTGAAGTGGCTCATGCTATTGACCACATTAAACATACAAAGTTTAGTGATGTCTATGAAGTCTGTAATTTGGCAACCTCCATTGATCTCCCTGGCACTCCCAACGACCATCATTGTTAGCCAGGTGGGTCTTGGTGACGTTCGTTGGAAtttgaatagcactgaccacacctcacagagGTTAGAAGCTGAGTCAAGACCAACCACTAGCAGAactgaagcctcttggatggTGACATGTCGGCCTGACTCAGACTAATGTGCATCAGTTGTTATCTGTGTACTTTGGTGTTTAGAACATTATGTGAAACACATGGGTAGTGTTGTGCTATCTATGTTTGTGTTAGCAGATGCGGTTTGTGGCCATTTCCATTGTTTAAATGGAAATTTCTAACAGTAGGATTTGTTGCAGAGACAGTTAGAGTATTATACTTTAGTTTATCTTCTATAGTCAAGTGACAGACATTATATCATGTGGATTTCAGTTACAGCGGAGATGATGGCATGGAAAGGTTTCACACTTTTTGTAGTTTTGGTAGCATTATTCCTCTTGATGGTACATGACAGGCCCAGCAagataacttgtgtttgatttgaaGACTTAAAAGGCATATATGTTTTTTCATTTGACCAGCTGAAGGGATGTCATTTACACAGGCTTCATCCATCACTTCAGTGTCTCACACATTGTCATGATTTCATTCTCCACTTATCGACATGATGGCTACAGAATCTGACTCCCTGAAGCGTCAGCCCCAGTCTGACGGTGGTGGGAGGAGACGATCGTCTCTGAGTGAAGACATCACAGCAGACGAGCTGAAGGTGCTAACAATGTCCAGCTCACGCGTTGATAGGTCAGAAGCACGCGTGTCCAGTTCCGCTAATGAAAGCAGGTACcagatgtgttgttgttgtcattggaTGCTATCGTCTTGAACGTCACATACACCAGAACTCCCCAATGCTAAGAGACTTTCTTTGTGTTCAGGAGAGGAGCCTTGGAGAAGACTTCCTCCAGACTAACGTCCACCGTTAAGCCCCTCATGGAGCTGCTCCCCTCAGAGGCTGTTATCGATATCAAACCAGAGTTGGATGATGACCTCATTGCCGAGGACTCTGTAGAAATGGGCACCAGCTACATTCGAACAAGAAGGGGTAGCAGTCGACCCACTGCTGAAATCTACAGACCAGGACAGAGCAGGTTCACCTCAGGCAGCTCTGCTGACCACTCCCGTCCCACAGAAGGATCCTTTCACAGCCGGCATCAGGACAGCAGAGCCAGCAGATCCTCCAGATCCGGATCCAGTCGGGTACGATTCAGTGAACAGACAAGTAAACTTGACTTGCTAGTTATCTGTCGTGAAAGTGTCAAACGGTTTAAATTAAACAACATTTATGATTTCCTGCCATCTTTTTTCAGCTGGAGGAGTCGTCACGGAAGCGTAAGGCGCCTGTAGCAAGCTCAGTGGTCCGAGTGAGCCGGACGGCCGATGAGGACAGCGACGAATtcgaagaggaggatgaaggctaCGGAGGAAGGGGACTGTCCAGTCGAGTGTCCCTACCATCCAAACCAGAACGCAAGTCAGTGTTACAGTGTTAACCGTCTCACTTcctaaaaacaaagcaaaaaaacagtTGTGTGTAGCAAACGTCATGTCTTCAGTTTTTGCACTAAGCTAGGACATTAGACACGTTTTTTATTTCAGTAGCAATCAAGTAAAACTGAATCTAACATTTTctattaaattataaaagaatACCATACATTATATGATGCTGTTCTCTGAGGAGCTTTAACACTGGAGTCTGTTTTTTTCAGACCTACGCTTCCTCCAGCCAAGCAAGCCAACAGGAATCTGATTCTGAAGGCTATCTCCGAGGCTCAGGACTCAATCACCAAAACTACGTCCTTTCCCACATGTATGTTTTCCGTCTTTGCCATGAACATTGCACTTtctgtaatttttatttcttttaacacTGCTTTTCCCCCCCTAGTACCACAGAGACAGACCGTTCCAGTGGCGCCTCGGACTCGTTTGGCCAGCAGCGAGGAAATGACTGCGGCCATCCAGCTGGTCCAGGAGCACCTCCACAGCCTGGCCCCCAGGGGTCAGACCTACACCTCCAGCGAGCTCCTTCCCTCCAGAGCACCTGGTATGTCAAGGGTAGATGTTTTAGATCAGCCGTCCCCAACCTGttttgcaccacggaccggtttcctctaaggaaatattttcacagaccggtttATATGCTCAATAAACGTTAATGACGCCGGGACGgttgtagtctaataataaaacaatgcaGTGGTCTGATGTCAACTGCAGACATCAACATTCATTTTAGaatgaaaatcctctttaatAAGAAAGGATTTTCTTATTTGAAAGAAGCTCATTTGTCAGCTTGTTGCCACATTTGTCATCTTGTCGCCACATATTACACAGAGCGGGCCCGGC from the Antennarius striatus isolate MH-2024 chromosome 19, ASM4005453v1, whole genome shotgun sequence genome contains:
- the zc3h14 gene encoding zinc finger CCCH domain-containing protein 14 isoform X3, translated to MEIGAEISKKIRAAIKGKLQELGAYIDEELPDYIMVMVANKKTSQQMSDDLSLFLGSNTIKFTAWLQGVLEKLRSVSVESDSLKRQPQSDGGGRRRSSLSEDITADELKVLTMSSSRVDRSEARVSSSANESRRGALEKTSSRLTSTVKPLMELLPSEAVIDIKPELDDDLIAEDSVEMGTSYIRTRRGSSRPTAEIYRPGQSRFTSGSSADHSRPTEGSFHSRHQDSRASRSSRSGSSRLEESSRKRKAPVASSVVRVSRTADEDSDEFEEEDEGYGGRGLSSRVSLPSKPERKPTLPPAKQANRNLILKAISEAQDSITKTTSFPTLPQRQTVPVAPRTRLASSEEMTAAIQLVQEHLHSLAPRGQTYTSSELLPSRAPAVEVTAGSDGKAFDTRSFIVSPRQPQEASAGSQRSLQAKEQVQSALSRTVQASKDKGDSASPKFIVTLDGVPSPLGNFADCEMDLDEVRPPSKVTDAPLPINREPKVGMLHRLQGGVASPPEDVMDITMMDDDEVPVKKQKVMERCKFWPVCKSGDDCLYHHPTAQCKTFPSCKFGDKCLFVHPNCKYDARCTKADCPFTHASRRSSVGPPPRPAVQPVQTTSVCRFFPDCKKMDCPFYHPKRCRFAALCKRAGCTFYHPNTSVPPRHALKWTKSQSS
- the zc3h14 gene encoding zinc finger CCCH domain-containing protein 14 isoform X4; the protein is MVMVANKKTSQQMSDDLSLFLGSNTIKFTAWLQGVLEKLRSVSVESDSLKRQPQSDGGGRRRSSLSEDITADELKVLTMSSSRVDRSEARVSSSANESRRGALEKTSSRLTSTVKPLMELLPSEAVIDIKPELDDDLIAEDSVEMGTSYIRTRRGSSRPTAEIYRPGQSRFTSGSSADHSRPTEGSFHSRHQDSRASRSSRSGSSRLEESSRKRKAPVASSVVRVSRTADEDSDEFEEEDEGYGGRGLSSRVSLPSKPERKPTLPPAKQANRNLILKAISEAQDSITKTTSFPTLPQRQTVPVAPRTRLASSEEMTAAIQLVQEHLHSLAPRGQTYTSSELLPSRAPVRSLASRLQLDLAGGSAAGQQSDYAVEVTAGSDGKAFDTRSFIVSPRQPQEASAGSQRSLQAKEQVQSALSRTVQASKDKGDSASPKFIVTLDGVPSPLGNFADCEMDLDEVRPPSKVTDAPLPINREPKVGMLHRLQGGVASPPEDVMDITMMDDDEVPVKKQKVMERCKFWPVCKSGDDCLYHHPTAQCKTFPSCKFGDKCLFVHPNCKYDARCTKADCPFTHASRRSSVGPPPRPAVQPVQTTSVCRFFPDCKKMDCPFYHPKRCRFAALCKRAGCTFYHPNTSVPPRHALKWTKSQSS